A portion of the Apus apus isolate bApuApu2 chromosome 3, bApuApu2.pri.cur, whole genome shotgun sequence genome contains these proteins:
- the MAP1LC3C gene encoding microtubule-associated proteins 1A/1B light chain 3C encodes MQAMPGAQAARPFKLRKSFATRLEEVAGIRAKFPTKIPVIVERYHREKYLPLLDKTKFLVPEELTMMQFITIIRSRMALTATQAFYLLVNNKSLASMSLTMAEVYRDYRDEDGFVYMTYASQEMFGCFLPTAQGKTMECLQKT; translated from the exons ATGCAGGCGATGCCCGGGGCGCAGGCGGCCAGGCCGTTCAAGTTGAGGAAGAGTTTCG CCACCCGCCTGGAAGAGGTAGCAGGAATCCGGGCGAAGTTTCCAACAAAAATCCCG GTAATTGTTGAGAGATACCATAGAGAAAAATACCTTCCTCTCTTGGACAAAACCAAGTTTCTTGTTCCCGAGGAGCTGACCATGATGCAGTTCATAACCATCATCAG AAGCAGGATGGCTCTAACTGCTACACAAGCTTTCTACCTCCTGGTGAACAACAAAAGCCTAGCCAGTATGTCCTTGACAATGGCAGAAGTGTACAGGGACTACAGAGATGAAGATGGCTTTGTGTATATGACATATGCTTCCCAGGAGATGTTTGGATGCTTTTTACCCACTGCTCAAGGGAAGACTATGGAATGCCTTCAAAAAACTTAA